One window from the genome of Fulvivirga lutea encodes:
- a CDS encoding competence/damage-inducible protein A, whose translation MANAKAELLTIGDEILYGQINDTNSQWMSQELDKVGIRVIRKTTVGDNRSDMLQAFEEAENRADIILITGGLGPTNDDLTKPLLAEHFDCGLKMNLEALEEVREFFRSKGKEITPINEKQAELPICAEKVSNTLGTAPGMWLERNGKVFVSMPGVPHEMKKMMLDTVIPKLQKFYKTDMIFHKVIKTIGIGESWLADEIREWEKALPEHIKLAYLPSLGQVKLRLTAIGGDMNQLKADVEEQIEILHNYAGKYIYGYDKDEIQSVVGQMLKEHNLKVAFAESCTGGYVSHLITSIPGSSSYYQGTIIPYHNELKANVLGVKEETLKAHGAVSEETVIEMSNNVRKLFNADIGIAISGIAGPDGGTPEKPVGTVWIAYADGEQTKARMLQLWKDREVNIKATAIAVMNLIRITLSKSIEIKN comes from the coding sequence ATGGCAAACGCTAAAGCTGAACTACTCACTATAGGAGATGAAATTCTCTACGGACAAATAAATGATACCAACTCACAATGGATGAGTCAGGAATTGGATAAGGTTGGTATTCGTGTAATCAGAAAAACCACGGTGGGAGATAATAGATCAGACATGCTTCAGGCATTTGAAGAAGCAGAGAATCGTGCAGATATTATTTTAATAACTGGTGGCCTTGGCCCAACGAACGATGATTTAACCAAACCCTTACTGGCAGAACATTTTGACTGTGGCCTTAAAATGAATTTGGAAGCCCTTGAAGAGGTTCGTGAGTTTTTTAGAAGTAAGGGTAAAGAAATTACGCCCATCAATGAAAAACAGGCCGAATTGCCTATTTGTGCAGAGAAAGTGAGCAACACCTTAGGTACAGCACCGGGCATGTGGTTGGAGCGTAACGGAAAAGTATTCGTTTCCATGCCGGGAGTACCGCACGAAATGAAGAAAATGATGTTGGACACAGTAATTCCCAAACTCCAGAAATTCTATAAAACGGATATGATTTTCCATAAGGTGATCAAGACCATTGGAATTGGTGAATCTTGGTTGGCTGATGAGATACGCGAATGGGAAAAGGCACTTCCGGAGCATATTAAACTGGCCTACTTACCTAGCCTGGGACAAGTAAAACTGCGCTTAACCGCTATTGGCGGAGATATGAATCAGCTTAAAGCTGATGTGGAAGAACAAATTGAAATACTGCATAATTATGCTGGTAAATACATCTATGGGTATGATAAAGATGAAATTCAGTCCGTAGTTGGTCAAATGTTAAAAGAACACAACCTGAAAGTGGCTTTCGCTGAAAGCTGCACTGGTGGGTATGTCTCGCATTTAATTACATCTATACCAGGCAGTTCATCTTACTATCAGGGCACTATCATTCCATATCACAATGAATTAAAAGCCAATGTTTTGGGCGTGAAAGAAGAAACATTGAAGGCTCATGGCGCTGTAAGTGAAGAAACCGTCATTGAAATGTCTAACAATGTGCGTAAACTTTTTAATGCAGATATCGGTATCGCGATAAGCGGAATAGCCGGCCCTGATGGTGGCACACCTGAAAAACCCGTAGGCACCGTGTGGATTGCCTATGCAGATGGTGAACAGACTAAAGCACGTATGCTGCAACTGTGGAAAGACCGCGAAGTGAATATAAAAGCCACTGCAATCGCAGTAATGAACCTTATCAGGATAACTTTATCGAAATCGATTGAGATAAAAAACTAA
- a CDS encoding dihydrolipoamide acetyltransferase family protein translates to MALVELLMPKMGESIMEATVLTWLKSEGDTIEQDESVLEVATDKVDTEVPSTHAGVLKEILAKDGEVVEVGKPIAIIATDGDEGGAPAAPKEEPKAAPAKETKAEPVAASSSNGSNGSVSYQNSDRFYSPLVKNIAKKEGIALAELETVPGSGKEGRVTKHDILNYLETRGSQPAAAPAQTSSPAPASQPAAAPKSAPLVPASISAGDEIIEMDRMRKMIAERMVDSKRISPHVTSFVEADVTNIVFWRNRNKNEFKKREGGNLTFTPIFIEAVVKAIKDYPMINIQVDGDKIIKKKDINIGMAVALPSGNLIVPVIKNADQYNLTGLANKVNDLAVRARDNKLSPDELSGGTFTISNVGSFGNVMGTPIIMQPQVGILALGAIVKKPAVIETPAGDAIAIRHKMFLSHSYDHRVVDGSLGGMVVRRVADYLEKFELNRDL, encoded by the coding sequence ATGGCACTAGTAGAACTATTAATGCCCAAAATGGGCGAAAGTATAATGGAAGCCACCGTGCTTACCTGGTTAAAAAGTGAAGGCGATACGATCGAGCAAGATGAATCTGTATTAGAAGTAGCTACTGATAAAGTAGACACGGAAGTACCATCTACGCATGCCGGTGTATTAAAAGAAATTTTGGCGAAAGATGGCGAAGTGGTTGAAGTGGGCAAGCCTATAGCGATAATCGCTACGGATGGTGACGAAGGTGGTGCACCAGCGGCTCCAAAAGAAGAGCCGAAAGCAGCTCCTGCAAAAGAGACAAAAGCTGAACCTGTTGCCGCTTCTAGCTCAAACGGCTCCAATGGCTCTGTTTCTTATCAGAATTCAGACCGTTTTTACTCACCATTGGTTAAAAACATAGCTAAAAAAGAAGGTATTGCTCTAGCTGAGCTTGAAACCGTTCCGGGTTCAGGAAAAGAAGGCAGAGTAACAAAACACGATATTTTAAATTACTTAGAAACAAGAGGTTCTCAGCCTGCTGCCGCTCCTGCTCAAACGAGTAGTCCGGCACCAGCATCGCAGCCAGCTGCTGCACCTAAGTCTGCTCCATTAGTTCCTGCTTCTATCAGCGCAGGTGACGAAATCATTGAAATGGACAGAATGCGCAAGATGATTGCCGAGCGTATGGTAGATTCTAAGCGTATTTCTCCGCACGTTACGTCATTCGTTGAGGCAGATGTAACCAACATTGTATTCTGGAGAAACAGAAATAAAAATGAATTCAAAAAGCGTGAAGGCGGCAATTTAACCTTCACTCCTATCTTCATTGAGGCGGTTGTTAAGGCCATTAAGGACTATCCAATGATCAACATTCAGGTGGATGGCGATAAAATTATTAAGAAGAAGGACATAAATATTGGAATGGCCGTGGCGCTACCTTCTGGTAACTTAATTGTGCCTGTTATCAAAAATGCCGATCAGTACAACTTAACAGGTTTAGCCAACAAAGTAAACGATCTGGCTGTAAGAGCGAGGGATAATAAATTAAGCCCTGATGAGCTTTCTGGTGGAACATTCACTATTTCTAACGTAGGTTCATTTGGCAACGTAATGGGTACGCCTATTATCATGCAGCCTCAAGTAGGTATTTTGGCGCTTGGCGCGATTGTAAAAAAGCCAGCGGTTATTGAAACACCTGCCGGTGATGCCATTGCGATTAGACACAAAATGTTCTTATCACACAGCTACGACCACAGAGTGGTAGATGGCTCTCTAGGTGGTATGGTTGTTCGCAGAGTAGCTGATTACTTAGAGAAATTCGAACTGAACAGGGATTTGTAA